In Bacteroidota bacterium, the genomic window TTTTTGCTGCATACTGTCATAGCCGGCTTTCTGGTGGATGTTCCGCGTTTGCCCATTTTGCACGAAACAATCCGCAATCAATTCTTTCATGTGTGTATGTGGTTTTCAATGATGATTTTGTTTACGGTTTCAATTGTTTTCAGCATTCGCCATCTCTCTTCCGGAAAACAGGAACATGATATCATCGCTTCTGAAGCAACGAACGTTGGAATTATGTTTGGCATTCTTGGTTTGATTACAGGAAGCATTTGGGCGCGATTCACCTGGGGCGCGTGGTGGACGAATGATGTTAAACTGAATGGAGCAGCGATTACCATGCTTACGTATTTTGCTTATCTCGTTTTGCGCAATGCGTTCACGGATGAGCAAAAGCGCGGAAAAGTTTCTGCTGTGTATAATATCTTTGCGTATGTAATGATGTTTGTTTTCATACTCATTTATCCGCGCATGAGCGATTCGCTTCATCCCGGAAACGGAGGCAATCCCGGTTTCAGCAAATATGATTTAGACAATACTATGCGCATGGTTTTTTATCCCGCTGTCATCGGCTGGACATTGCTTGGTGTGTGGATAATGACTTTAAGAATAAGAATTCAAAACATTAAACTGAAAACAGATTTATGAAAAAAATTATCTTGTCTTTGCTCTTGACTCTTGTATCTTGCTTCTGCTTTTCTCAGGAAGTTGAAATGGCTGACGGGCTTCGTTCTGAAGGGAAAATTTATGTAGTGGTTTCTGTTCTCGTAACTATACTGCTAGGATTAATATTATATTTAATAATGATTGACAGAAAAGTTTCTGATATAGAAAAGAAATTAAAACAAAAATAAATATTTATGAAACGTTCTCATATAATAGGAATCATTTTAATAGCGGTCGCCATTGGAGCCATCTTCGCTTCGTTGGGAGATGCCAGCACGTATGCAACATTTTCTGTTGCTCAAGATCATGAAGGCAAAGAGTTTCATGTGGTGGGAAAACTAGATAAATCAAAAGAAATGGTTTACACGCCTGAAAAAGACCCGAACCTATTTGTCTTCTATATGAAAGACAGCGACAGCACCGAAAGAAAAGTTACCCTTCATCAGGCAAAGCCGCAGGATTTTGAACACACCGAACAGATTGTGGCTATTGGAAAATGCGTGGGCAATGATTTTCATGCGAGCTCTGTGCTGATGAAATGCCCTTCCAAGTATGTTGATACAAAAAAGCAGCAAATATAAATTTCTTGCTTCCTTTTATTTCTTCCACTTCATTCATTGTCGCTATATTCGTAATTCGATTTAATTCGTAATTCGTAGGGAAATGCATTACATCGGAGAACATCTTTGGGCTGGGCAACTCGGAAACATTTTAGTAATTGTTTCATTTGTTGCTGCGCTTCTTGCTTCGCTCTCCTATTTTTCTGCGGCAAACGCTGAGCCAAATTCCGCATCGGAACTTTCCTGGAAAAAAATTGCGCGCATATCTTTTCTCTTTCATTCTCTTTCTGTTTTCGGAATGGTGGGCGTGCTGTTCATCATGCTCATCGGACATTATTTCGAGTATGAATACATCTGGCATCACTCCAGCAAAGAAATGCCGTTGCAATATATTGCTTCATGTTTCTGGGAAGGACAGGAAGGCAGTTTTCTCCTATGGATTTTCTGGAATGCTGTGATCGGAACATTTTTGATGAAACGCTCGAAAGAATGGGAATCTCCTGTGATGGCAACTGTTTCTCTCGTGCAGGTGTTTCTCTGCTCCATGCTTCTCGGTGTTTTTGTGTTGGATTATAAAGTTGGAAGCAATCCGTTCTCTGTACTTCTGCGCGAGCATCCCGATTTCAAAAACCTTCCCTTTGTTCAGAATGAAAATTATCTTGAAAAACTTGACGGCAGAGGGTTGAATCCTCTTCTGCAAAATTATTGGATGGTGATTCATCCTCCGACTCTTTTTCTCGGTTTCGCATTGACTGTGGTTCCTTTCGCCTTTGCAATTGCAGGTTTGTGGAAGAAAAAATATAATGAGTGGCAGCCCACCGCTTTACCGTGGACATTTTTTGGAATCATGATTCTCGGTACCGGAGTTTTGATGGGTGGCGCATGGGCATATGAAGCACTTTCGTTCGGAGGTTTCTGGGCATGGGATCCTGTGGAAAACGCATCGCTGGTTCCCTGGCTCACGCTCGTGGGCGCAGGACACGTGATGATGATTCATAAAAACAAAGGGCAATCTCTCTTTGCAACTTTTTTTCTTTCGCTCATTGCTTTCATTCTTGTTCTATACGCCACTTTCCTCACACGCAGCGGAATTCTGGGAGACAGTTCCGTTCACGCCTTCACCGATTTGGGAATGTCCGGACAATTACTTTTATATCTTCTCTTCTTCGTTCTCGTTGCAGTTGTTCTTCTCGTTCTTAATTTCAAAAAACTTCCCAAACACAAAGAGGAAGAAAGTATCTGGTCGCGTGAATTCTGGATGCTTATCGGAGCACTGATACTTTTGATTTCGGCTTTTCAGATTTCACTTACCACTTCCATTCCCGTCATCAATAAAATTTTCGGAACACACCTGGCGCCTCCTGCCGAGGGAAAAGCATTTCAGCATTATCACCAGTGGCAGATTCCATTTGCAATTTTGGTTTTAGTGATGATTGCGGTTGTGCAATTTCTTAAGTACAAAAAAACTGACTCAAAAGTGTTTCTGAAAAATATTTCCATTCCGCTTGGGATTTCATTGGTGATTGCTCTGGCGGTTAGTTTTCATTTCGACTGGCTTTCAAGCGGAAGAACTATTTTTTATGCTGTACTTTTATTTGCCTGCCTGTCAGCCATCTTAGCAAACATTACATATTTCATAAAAATATTGAAAGGAAAGTTCGACCATGCAGGCGCTTCCATTGCACACGTTGGTTTCGGCATGATTCTTCTTGGCGCTATGATTTCTACTTCTCGGAGCGAAAAAATTTCAGTGAACCAGAAAGGAGATGTGGAAATATTCGGAAAGGATTTCTCCAATAAAGAAAATATTCTTCTCCAGAAAAACGATACAGTAAAAATGGGAAATTACTCTTTGACTTACAAGGGCAACCGGCAAGAAGGAGTAAATATATTTTATGATGTGGAATATCTGAACAAAGATGAAAGTGGAAAATATTCCAGCGCCTTCACGCTCAGCCCGAGAATTCAAATCAATCCTAGAATGGGAAATGTGGCTGAACCGGACACGCGGCATTTTCTTACCCGGGATATTTACACACACATCACCTATGCTGATTTAGAAAGCGCGGGAAAGCAAACAACTGCATCTGACGAATACAAAGAACCTCACAACAATAACATTGCAAAAGGAGATACATTCTATACTGCTACAAGCATTGTTGTGTTTGAGGGATTGACAACAAAAATTGATAAAGAAAAACTCGGCATTACAAAATCGGATATTGCTGTTGGAGCTCAACTAAAAATTCTTGATGTGTACGGAAAAACTTTTGATGTCATGCCCGTATATTACATCACCGACAGCGTTCCTAATACCATTGAAGCAAAAATAGATGAACTCGGTTTGAAATTTGCTTTCTGGCAGATAAATCCTGAAACAAATAAAGTGGATATTTCTGTTTCAGAAAAACAATCAGGTAAAAAAGATTTTATCGTAATGAAAGCAATTGTGTTTCCTTACATCAATGTTTTGTGGATGGGTTGCATCATCATGATCATCGGAACACTTCTTGCCATCCGGCACCGTCTGAAAAGAAATAAAGAATGAAGTTCGACCCCAAAGGGGTCGGATATGAATAGTAAATCATAATCTATTCACGTTCGACTCCGGAGGAGTCGAATAAAGAAACAGAATACAAATGAAGATATTTTTAATCGGTTCAGGAAATGTTGCAACTCAGCTGGGAAAAGCATTTAAAAGATGTGGACAGCAAATCGTTTTCATTTACAGTCCAAATTTTTCTCACGCAGCAATACTGGGCAAAAAACTGAAAACAAGCTTCGGAAAAACGATGGATGCATTTGCAGAATTTCCAGCAGATATTTATATCATAGCAGTAAAAGACGATGCCATCACAGAAGTCGTAAAAAAACTTCCTGCTTTGAAAAATAGTTTGGTCATTCACACTTCAGGCGCTACGGATATTGCTGTACTGAAGAAGAAATTCAAAAACTGCGGAGTACTGTGGCAGATTCAAACCATAAAGGCAAGAACAAAAGTTGATTTCAGAAAAGTTCCTTTAGTGATTGAGGGGAGCAATCCTTCTTCAGAAAAAAAAATAAAACAACTTGCGAATGGATTAAGTCGGAAAGTATATGTTTTCAATTCTCACCAGCGAAAAATTCTTCACTTGGGTGCGGTGTGGGCAAATAATTTTCCAAATCATATGTATTATCTCGCTGAAACTCTACTAAAAAAGCACAAACTTCCGTTCGAGCTATTCGGACCGATGATTCTCTCCACAGCAGAAAATGGAATAAAGAATCCGCATGCCTCACAAACAGGCCCCGCAAAACGTAACGATAAAAAAACCATGAACGAACATCTGAAATTGCTTTCAGGAAATAAAAAATTCAGAGATTTATATAAACTCATAAGCAAAAGTATTCTTCAATCGCAGTAAAAGTGATAGCGTTTCTCAAATTAATTCGCCTGCCCAACCTGGTTATCATTGCTTTCACGCAATACATGATCCGCCTTTGCCTGATTGAGCCCATTCTCAGACTTTCAGGAATGTATCTGCAGATGAGCGATATGGAATTTGCCTTGCTCGTTCTCGCCACCGTTTTTATTTCTGCAGGAGGTTACATCATCAATGATTATTTTGACGTGCGCATTGACAATATAAATAAACCTAAACAACTTGTTATTGATAAAGGTGTAAAACGCAGAGTAGCGATGGGCGCGCATGCTGTGATGAGTTTTCTTGGAGTAGCAATCGGAATTTTTCTCTCCTGGCGCTGCCATATTCTTATGGCGGGTTCAACATTGTTCTGCGCTTCTGTAATCGCTCTATGGTATTATTCCACTTCGTTCAAATACCAGTTTCTCAAAGGCAATCTGTTGGTTTCACTTTTCACCGGAATAACTCCGTTTATGGTTGCATTGTTTGAACTGCCGAAAATTATTTCTCACTATAACAACACACTTGCGCAGCAGCAGTACGATTTCGGAACTGCGACAACTTATACTATTCTTGTCTGGGTCGGATGTTATGGGATTGCCGCCTTTGCACTCTCGCTCATCCGCGAAATGATAAAAGATATGGAAGATGTGGAAGGTGATATGGAGTACGGATGCCGAACCATCCCGATAGTTTTAGGAATAAAAAAAGCAAAGATGATTACCTCTGCGCTCATTGTTTTATTCATGGCAGGAATCGGATACGTGATGCCCCACCAGTATGAAGCAAAAGATAAAATCTCGTTTTTATATTTTCTTATTTTGATTCAACTTCCATTATTGTTTATTCTGCTCCGTGTATTCAAAGCCAAAGAGAAAAAACATTTTCACTTTGCAAGCGTGATGGTAAAAATAGTTATGCTGACCGGAATCTGTTTTCTATTTTTATTAAAATTTATTCTTCTTAAATAATTATGCTTTCGTATTTTTCGTACCGTTTCGTTTTTCGATGATTTATGCTGAAAGAAAAATTAAAAAAATATAACATCATTCTTGCCTCCAAATCTCCTCGCAGGCAATTTCTGTTGAAAGAACTTGGTTTAGATTTCGAAATTCAGACAAAAGAAGTGGATGAATCCTTCCCTAAAAAACTCAAAGGAAAACAAATCGCACTTTACCTCTGCAAAAAAAAAGCGGAAGCATTCAAGCGTGAGCTCAAGCCGAATGATTTGCTCATTACTGCCGATACAATTGTCTGGATAAATAATAAAGTACTGAACAAAGCCGCAAATTATGCTGAAGCGGTGAAAATGCTCAAACTTCTCTCTGGAAAAATGCATACGGTTTATACTGGAATTTATCTTTTCCTTCCCTCTCCTAAAGGAGAGGAACAGAGGGCGAGGTCTTTTGTAGTTTCCACAAAAGTCTTCTTCAAAAAACTCACAGAAAAGGAAATTGATTTTTATATCCGCAAATACAAACCATACGATAAAGCAGGCGCTTATGGCGCGCAGGAATGGATTGGATATGTTGGCGTTAAAAAAATTATCGGATCTTACTTTAACGTGATGGGTCTGCCAGTGAAGGAATTGTACGAAGAGTTGATGAAACTTTAACAACTGTCAATAACTTTCCCGCGTTAGTAATTAACACACCTTTGTTTATAGTTTCTCTTTCCATCCTTTTCATTTAGCTGTAAATTTATCGCATTAAATAAAAAGATTCACAGGAAATGAAAGTTACGTATTTCGGTCACGCCTGCATAGGTGTTGAAACCGGAGGAAAAAATTTGTTGTTTGACCCTTTCATCAGTCTGAATGAACTTGCGAAAAATATTGATGTGACAAAAATCAAAGCAGATTATATTTTTATTTCTCACGGGCACGAAGATCATCTTGCCGATGCTTCTTCCATAGCAAAAAGAACAAACGCAACAGTAGTTTCAAATTTTGAAATCGCTACCTGGCTTAATTCAAAGCAGGGAGTAGCTAACTATCATCCCATGAATCACGGTGGACGATGGAAATTTGATTTCGGAATGGTAAAATATGTGAATGCCGTTCATTCCAGCACACTACCTGACGGTGCAAGCGGTGGCAACCCCGGTGGATTTGTGATTGATTCTACCGAAGGAGCATTTTATTTTTCGGGCGACACTGCCCTCACCTATGACATGAAATTAATTGGCGAACAGTACAAATTAAAATTCGCCTGTCTTCCTCTCGGAGATAATTTCACGATGGGAATTGACGATGCAGTGATTGCTTCTGACTTTATCAAATGCAACAACATCATCGGCATGCATTACGACACATTCGGCTACATAAAAATAAATCATAACGAGGCAAAAGAAAAATTTTCAAAGGCAGGAAAAACCTTACACCTGCTTGAAATCGGAAAATCAATAACAATCTGAAAACAAAAATCTATGGGAAAAATAATCGCAATTGCTAATCAGAAAGGCGGAGTCGGGAAAACCACTTCAGCCATAAACCTTGCCGCTTCGTTTGCCGTGCTTGAACACCGCACTCTGCTTGTGGATGCTGATCCTCAGGCAAATTCCACTGCCGGTGTTGGTTTCGACCCAAAAAAAATCAAGACAAGCATTTACGAATGCATGATTGACGATGAAAGTCCATATGATATTATTCTGAAAACACAAACTCCACATTTGGATTTACTTCCCGCACACATTGACCTCGTTGGCGCTGAGATTGAACTCATCAATCAGCCCAAGCGCGAGTTCATGATGAAAAAAGTTCTTGAAAAAATAAAAGATGATTACGATTTCATCATCATTGACTGTTCGCCTTCACTCGGGCTTGTAACGGTAAATTCGCTCTGCGCTGCTGATTCCGTAATTGTTCCCGTTCAGTGCGAATATTTCGCGCTTGAAGGACTTGGCAAACTTTTGAACACTATAAAAATTGTTCAGAATAAATTAAATCCCGAACTCGCTCTTGAAGGAATTCTTCTCACGATGTTCGATTCGCGCCTCAATCTTTCAAAACAAATTGTAGAAGAAGTAAAACTTCATTTCCAGAATATTGTGTTTGATACCATCATTCACCGCAACGTGCGCGCTGCTGAAGCGCCCAGTTTTGGAGAAACTATCATCATGCACGATGCCGCCAGCAGTGCCGCTGTGAATTACCTCAACCTCGCGAGAGAAATCCTGCAGAAGAATGAACTCACACGCCTCACCGAAGCGGAAAAAATTATTACTGTGTCGGAAGAATAATTAACGATGTGTCATTTCGACTGAAAGGAGAAATCTCCTTGATAAGATTCCTCGCTTTGCTCGGAATGACAAATAGCAATCATTCGTATATTCGTATCCATGGTCAAGCGTTCATCACTCGGAAAAGGTCTCGCAGCGTTGTTGGAAGATTCAGGCAATGAACTTGCCTCAGCTTCGCGAATCGCAAGCGGAAATTCTGCTGTGGTTGGTTCGGTGGCAAATATTCACTTGTCGCAGATTGAAGCAAATCCTTTTCAGCCGAGAAACGAATTTGAGAAGCAGGCACTCGCTGAACTCGCTCAGTCAATAAAAGAGTACGGATTGATTCAGCCTATAACAGTTCGAAAAATTGATTTTAATAAATTCCAAATCATATCTGGTGAACGAAGATTCCGCGCTTTACAGCTGGCCGGACTTGATCAGATTCCTGCTTTTATCCGAATTGCAAATGATAATACCATGCTTGAGATGGCGCTTGTTGAAAACCTGCAGCGTGAAGACTTAAACGCGATTGAAGTTGCCCTCGGATATAAACGTTTAATTGAAGAATGTAATCTTACTCAGGAACAATTAAGCAACAAAGTGGGACAAGACCGCTCCACCGTTACAAATTTTCTTCGTTTGCTGAAACTCCCTGAACCGATTCAGGCAGCACTGCGTGACAAAAAAATAACGATGGGGCATGCACGCGCGCTTCTTTCCGTGAATGACGCTCAGCTTCAAACAAAAATCTTAAATGATATTCTGAAGAATGAATTATCCGTGAGAAGAATTGAGGAATACGCAAGAAATTATTCGGGAAAGAAACCAAATCAAAAGTCAAAAGTCAAAAGTCAAAAGAAAACAGCTGGGATTCTTTCTTTTGAAGAACAGAAATTGAAGGAAGATCTTTCTGACTTTTTCAAAACAAATGTTTCCATAGAAAAACAACCTGCAGGAGATGGAAAAATTGTCATTCATTTCAAGTCTGATGCAGAACTAAAAAAGATTTCCCGCCTTCTTGATTTATAAAGCCCATCCCTTCCTTCCCAAAGGGAAGGGGAAATAATATGCCAAGGTTTTTTATTTCATATTTTTTCTTTCACCTTTTTTCTCTTACCAATTCCTATGCGCAAACTTCCTCCCCTTCGGGGAGGCCAGGAGGGGCTGACAGAATTCATCCTCATTCTCCGAGAATGGCAATGATATTTTCCACCTGTGTTCCGGGGCTTGGGCAGGCATACAATAAAAAATACTGGAAAATCCCGATTGTATATGCTACTATGGGAACCACCATTTATTTGTTTGACTTCAACAACAAACTGTACAAAGGGTACAAACAGGCATACATTAATAAAACAGATACCGCTTCCGGCACTATTGACTTGTATCCTAATTATACAACTACTGACCTTCAAACGCTTTCAAATGTTTATCGCAGATACCGCGATCTGAATATTATTCTTACCGCCTTATTTTACACAGTGAATATTGTTGATGCGTATGTGGATGCACAACTGACCACCTTTGATGTCAGCGATAATCTTTCTATGACCGTCCTTCCATGCTTAAATTTATCTGCAAATAAAAAACCTGCTGCAGGATTAACGCTCGCATTAACTTTTTGACATTTCTCTTGGCGGTCAATTCGTATATTCGCACACTATGAGAATTGCATTATTCGGCTACGGAAAAATGGGAAAAGAGATCGAGCAGATTGCTCTTCATCTCGGTCATGAAATCGCATTGAAGATTGATGTCAATAATATTAATTCCATTACAAAGGAAGATTTACAAAAATGCGATGCTGCCATTGAGTTCTCTACTCCACATACTGCCATATCTAACATGAATAAATGTTTTGAAGCAGGAATTCCCATAGTGGTAGGTACGACAGGCTGGTACGATAAGGCAGATGAAGTGAAAAAAACCTGCAACCAAAAAAACGGTTGTTTGTTTTATGCTTCCAACTTCAGCATTGGTGTGAATATATTTTTCAAAGTAAACGAACAGCTGGCAAAAATGATGAACAACTATTCGGATTATAATGTTTCCGTGGAAGAAATTCACCACATTCATAAACTGGATGCACCAAGCGGCACTGCCCTGTCTCTCGCGAATCAAATCACTGACAATCTGAGTAGAAAAAGTAAATGGATAAACACAAAAACAAACAATGCTGAAGAGCTTGAAATAATTTCTAAACGAGAAGGAGAAGTGCCCGGGACGCACATCGTAAAATACTTTTCAACGATTGACGATATTGAAATCAGGCACACGGCTCATAATAGAAAAGGATTTGCTTTAGGCGCAGTAATGGCTGCTGAATTCGTGAAAGGAAAGAATGGGGTTTTCGGAATGAACGATATGATGAAACTTTAACACTTTTTAACTTTATCAAAGAAAATATTTAATCATCTTTGGCTTTATACAAAACAGCATGAATCTTCTTCTCATACTTTTCATCTTTGGAGTCGTACTTCCTTTCGCAGGGCTTTACAAAATATTTGAAAAAGCCGGATACAAAGGATGGCAGGGGATTGTGCCATTTTATAATTATACTATCTGGCTGAAAATTATCAATAAGCCAAAATGGTGGATTGTTTTCCTTGTGATTCCGTTCATAAACATGATTGCCCTCCTGCTCATGCGCGCTGATTTAGCAAACCATTTCGGCAAGAGAACTTTCGTGCACCACCTGGGCGCATGGCTTTTTCCATTCATCTATCTTCCTTATCTCGGCTTCAGTAAAGAAAAAATAGTTGGATATTCTGATAAAGATAAAATATCCAGAGGAACCATTCGTGAATGGGCTGATGCCATTGTCTTTGCGGTGATTGCCGCAACCATCATCCGAACTTTTTTGATCGAAGCATTCACCATTCCTTCCTCCTCCATGGAAAGAACTTTGCTGAACGGAGATTATCTGTTCGTCAGCAAATTAAGTTATGGTCCCAGAATCCCAATGACACCTCTTTCCATTCCGTTCGTTCACAGCAGTTTTATGGGGAAGAAATCGTATGTAGAAAGTGCTCAACTTCCTTATTACCGCTTGCCGGGATTTGGAAACGTTCAACGCAACGATGTAGTGGTTTTTAATTTCCCCGAAGGAGATACGGTTGCGATGATGAATACCAACACAAGTTATTATGGGCTTTGCAGAATGTTCGGCAGAGAAAATATCTGGCGCAACAGCGAAATAGTTTACCGCCCTGTTGACAAAGAAGATAATTACATTAAGCGTTGCGTGGCTGTTGCGGGTGATACACTCAAAATTATTGGCCGCACGCTTTACATCAACGGAAAGCCTGCTTACTTCTCTCCCACAGCTCAATTTAATTATGATTTAAAACTTGAAAGCCAGATTAATCCCAAGCGGCTCGAAGAACTTGATCTGTATGAAGCCACGCAGGTTTCTAAAGAAGGCTATCAGACTGCCTACCCGCTTACGCAATCCAATCTGGAAAAACTAAAAACATTCTCCAACATAAAAGAAATTTCTCCGCAGCAATTTGGCGCTGGCGAATATATGCCGCAGATTGCCGGAATGCCCGATGATGTTTTTCCTCACTCGCAAAAGTTTCAATGGAACCGGGACAATTACGGACCGATTGTGATTCCGAAAAAAGGAATGACTGTGAAACTTACCGTAGATTCTCTCCCGCTCTACTTGCGTGCAATAGATGTCTACGAAAACAACGATGTTGCTGTGAAAGATGGAAAAATTTTCATCAACGGAGCAGAAGCAACTTCTTACACCTTCAAACAGGATTATTACTGGATGATGGGAGACAACCGCCACAACTCACTTGACTCGCGCTACTGGGGTTATGTGCCGGATGACCACATCGTAGGCAAAGGCGTTTTCATCTGGATGTCGCTTGACCCCTTTGTTTCAGGAGCGAAAAAATTCCGATGGGACAGAGCCTTCGCTTTCATCAGCAAGGAAGGTTTATCCCGTTCTTACTTTATTCCTTTCCTTCTTATGCTCGGACTTTTCTTCGGTGTTTCCTATTTCAGAAACAGGAAGAAAATTCAAAAGCCGTATTCTCCAAGGGAAAACAAATAAAATTTACTGCTGTCATTCCGAACCCGCTTCGGGTGAGGAATCTCCTTATTATAAATCTGCACATCATGTGGAGATTTCTCTCCCGATGAATCGGGGTTAAAATGACATTTGGTTTTCATTATTATCTTCGTAGTAAATACACACTAAGATGAATTCACGAAGAAGTTTTCTCAAACAAGCCATTTGGTTTACGGGAGCTATTCCGTTCCTGGAAATGACCAACCCTCTTTTCGCGAAAGAGTTTCAGAAGCGCGCGGAAAAAAATCTGCTTCTACCTCCCGATGCCATGTCATCTGACGAAGATTTCTGGGGATGGATAAAAGAACAGTTCACCGTTTCTTCTCAACTGCTTTATCTCAACAACGGTGGCGTGAGTCCGCAGCCGAAATGCGTGCAGGACGCGCACATAAAATATTATCAGATGGCGAATGAAGGTCCTTCCTATTATATGTGGAGGATTC contains:
- a CDS encoding CcmD family protein; protein product: MKKIILSLLLTLVSCFCFSQEVEMADGLRSEGKIYVVVSVLVTILLGLILYLIMIDRKVSDIEKKLKQK
- a CDS encoding cytochrome c maturation protein CcmE; protein product: MKRSHIIGIILIAVAIGAIFASLGDASTYATFSVAQDHEGKEFHVVGKLDKSKEMVYTPEKDPNLFVFYMKDSDSTERKVTLHQAKPQDFEHTEQIVAIGKCVGNDFHASSVLMKCPSKYVDTKKQQI
- the maf gene encoding septum formation protein Maf; this translates as MLKEKLKKYNIILASKSPRRQFLLKELGLDFEIQTKEVDESFPKKLKGKQIALYLCKKKAEAFKRELKPNDLLITADTIVWINNKVLNKAANYAEAVKMLKLLSGKMHTVYTGIYLFLPSPKGEEQRARSFVVSTKVFFKKLTEKEIDFYIRKYKPYDKAGAYGAQEWIGYVGVKKIIGSYFNVMGLPVKELYEELMKL
- a CDS encoding metal-dependent hydrolase, producing MKVTYFGHACIGVETGGKNLLFDPFISLNELAKNIDVTKIKADYIFISHGHEDHLADASSIAKRTNATVVSNFEIATWLNSKQGVANYHPMNHGGRWKFDFGMVKYVNAVHSSTLPDGASGGNPGGFVIDSTEGAFYFSGDTALTYDMKLIGEQYKLKFACLPLGDNFTMGIDDAVIASDFIKCNNIIGMHYDTFGYIKINHNEAKEKFSKAGKTLHLLEIGKSITI
- the ccsA gene encoding cytochrome c biogenesis protein CcsA, with product MHYIGEHLWAGQLGNILVIVSFVAALLASLSYFSAANAEPNSASELSWKKIARISFLFHSLSVFGMVGVLFIMLIGHYFEYEYIWHHSSKEMPLQYIASCFWEGQEGSFLLWIFWNAVIGTFLMKRSKEWESPVMATVSLVQVFLCSMLLGVFVLDYKVGSNPFSVLLREHPDFKNLPFVQNENYLEKLDGRGLNPLLQNYWMVIHPPTLFLGFALTVVPFAFAIAGLWKKKYNEWQPTALPWTFFGIMILGTGVLMGGAWAYEALSFGGFWAWDPVENASLVPWLTLVGAGHVMMIHKNKGQSLFATFFLSLIAFILVLYATFLTRSGILGDSSVHAFTDLGMSGQLLLYLLFFVLVAVVLLVLNFKKLPKHKEEESIWSREFWMLIGALILLISAFQISLTTSIPVINKIFGTHLAPPAEGKAFQHYHQWQIPFAILVLVMIAVVQFLKYKKTDSKVFLKNISIPLGISLVIALAVSFHFDWLSSGRTIFYAVLLFACLSAILANITYFIKILKGKFDHAGASIAHVGFGMILLGAMISTSRSEKISVNQKGDVEIFGKDFSNKENILLQKNDTVKMGNYSLTYKGNRQEGVNIFYDVEYLNKDESGKYSSAFTLSPRIQINPRMGNVAEPDTRHFLTRDIYTHITYADLESAGKQTTASDEYKEPHNNNIAKGDTFYTATSIVVFEGLTTKIDKEKLGITKSDIAVGAQLKILDVYGKTFDVMPVYYITDSVPNTIEAKIDELGLKFAFWQINPETNKVDISVSEKQSGKKDFIVMKAIVFPYINVLWMGCIIMIIGTLLAIRHRLKRNKE
- the ccsA gene encoding cytochrome c biogenesis protein CcsA, which codes for MKNNWWKIICVLFLLHTVIAGFLVDVPRLPILHETIRNQFFHVCMWFSMMILFTVSIVFSIRHLSSGKQEHDIIASEATNVGIMFGILGLITGSIWARFTWGAWWTNDVKLNGAAITMLTYFAYLVLRNAFTDEQKRGKVSAVYNIFAYVMMFVFILIYPRMSDSLHPGNGGNPGFSKYDLDNTMRMVFYPAVIGWTLLGVWIMTLRIRIQNIKLKTDL
- a CDS encoding DUF2520 domain-containing protein is translated as MKIFLIGSGNVATQLGKAFKRCGQQIVFIYSPNFSHAAILGKKLKTSFGKTMDAFAEFPADIYIIAVKDDAITEVVKKLPALKNSLVIHTSGATDIAVLKKKFKNCGVLWQIQTIKARTKVDFRKVPLVIEGSNPSSEKKIKQLANGLSRKVYVFNSHQRKILHLGAVWANNFPNHMYYLAETLLKKHKLPFELFGPMILSTAENGIKNPHASQTGPAKRNDKKTMNEHLKLLSGNKKFRDLYKLISKSILQSQ
- a CDS encoding ParB/RepB/Spo0J family partition protein, translating into MVKRSSLGKGLAALLEDSGNELASASRIASGNSAVVGSVANIHLSQIEANPFQPRNEFEKQALAELAQSIKEYGLIQPITVRKIDFNKFQIISGERRFRALQLAGLDQIPAFIRIANDNTMLEMALVENLQREDLNAIEVALGYKRLIEECNLTQEQLSNKVGQDRSTVTNFLRLLKLPEPIQAALRDKKITMGHARALLSVNDAQLQTKILNDILKNELSVRRIEEYARNYSGKKPNQKSKVKSQKKTAGILSFEEQKLKEDLSDFFKTNVSIEKQPAGDGKIVIHFKSDAELKKISRLLDL
- a CDS encoding geranylgeranylglycerol-phosphate geranylgeranyltransferase — its product is MIAFLKLIRLPNLVIIAFTQYMIRLCLIEPILRLSGMYLQMSDMEFALLVLATVFISAGGYIINDYFDVRIDNINKPKQLVIDKGVKRRVAMGAHAVMSFLGVAIGIFLSWRCHILMAGSTLFCASVIALWYYSTSFKYQFLKGNLLVSLFTGITPFMVALFELPKIISHYNNTLAQQQYDFGTATTYTILVWVGCYGIAAFALSLIREMIKDMEDVEGDMEYGCRTIPIVLGIKKAKMITSALIVLFMAGIGYVMPHQYEAKDKISFLYFLILIQLPLLFILLRVFKAKEKKHFHFASVMVKIVMLTGICFLFLLKFILLK
- a CDS encoding ParA family protein; this encodes MGKIIAIANQKGGVGKTTSAINLAASFAVLEHRTLLVDADPQANSTAGVGFDPKKIKTSIYECMIDDESPYDIILKTQTPHLDLLPAHIDLVGAEIELINQPKREFMMKKVLEKIKDDYDFIIIDCSPSLGLVTVNSLCAADSVIVPVQCEYFALEGLGKLLNTIKIVQNKLNPELALEGILLTMFDSRLNLSKQIVEEVKLHFQNIVFDTIIHRNVRAAEAPSFGETIIMHDAASSAAVNYLNLAREILQKNELTRLTEAEKIITVSEE